From Crassaminicella indica, one genomic window encodes:
- a CDS encoding cupin domain-containing protein produces the protein MQNIDAKMIEEIVRKIIMEKINISQDKFEKHIDPSGVIAVKTSTVKLEKFDTGKAEDKVFLKDVLTLKESPRLGCGVMEMKASTFDWTLKYDEVDVILEGTLEIVIDGRRVVGNKGDIIFIPKDSSIQFSASEYAKFIYIVFPANWSEQ, from the coding sequence ATGCAAAATATAGATGCTAAAATGATTGAGGAAATCGTAAGGAAAATTATTATGGAAAAAATAAATATTTCACAAGATAAATTTGAAAAACATATAGATCCTAGCGGTGTAATTGCTGTTAAGACATCTACTGTAAAGCTCGAAAAATTTGACACAGGAAAAGCTGAAGATAAAGTTTTTCTAAAAGATGTTTTAACACTAAAAGAAAGTCCAAGATTAGGCTGTGGTGTGATGGAAATGAAAGCTTCAACCTTTGATTGGACTCTCAAATATGATGAGGTAGATGTGATTTTAGAAGGAACTTTAGAAATTGTTATTGATGGAAGAAGAGTTGTTGGAAATAAAGGAGATATTATATTTATCCCTAAAGATTCTTCTATTCAGTTTTCTGCTAGTGAATATGCAAAATTTATTTATATAGTATTTCCTGCAAATTGGTCTGAACAGTAA
- a CDS encoding BMC domain-containing protein — translation MANTNALGMIETKGMVGAVEAADAMVKAANVTLIGKVLVGGGLVTVMVRGDVGAVKAATDAGAAAAERVGELLSVHVIPRPHNEVEFILPKLEG, via the coding sequence ATGGCAAATACAAATGCATTAGGAATGATAGAAACAAAAGGAATGGTAGGAGCAGTAGAAGCAGCAGATGCAATGGTAAAAGCGGCAAATGTTACATTAATAGGAAAGGTTTTAGTAGGAGGAGGACTTGTAACAGTAATGGTAAGAGGAGATGTAGGAGCTGTAAAAGCAGCTACTGATGCAGGAGCTGCTGCTGCTGAAAGAGTAGGAGAATTATTATCTGTACATGTAATTCCAAGACCACATAATGAAGTAGAATTCATTTTACCAAAACTTGAAGGTTAA
- a CDS encoding NAD/NADP-dependent octopine/nopaline dehydrogenase family protein: protein MVKKITIIGIGNGAFAAAADLTLKGYEITLYANKKYASRIEELFKRKRIVLTGVGQTGEADIHKVTTDLEDAIKDTDLIMTVLPAYGLKKFAEEIAPYLKRGHRIVLAPGSTGGALIVSKVLHEKGKLAGVKIAEMHTLPYACRKTGPTSVKILLECSKLYFAAFPRKYNEEMYNIVKKIYPSVELVHDVLETSLNNGNPVSHPAPVVLNAGKIEYFKGEHYHYKEGITPSVAKVIEKIDKERQEICKKFGYKIIDVKDRLYKMGYVPKRETLYECYRDSESFRDLKGPKDLNDRYLTEDTPCSLVLLSNIGHVVGVKTPVMDSVVTLASSLKDENYWETGYTVEDLGLNGMNLKEIKDFLQNGYEY, encoded by the coding sequence GTGGTAAAAAAAATAACAATTATCGGAATAGGAAATGGTGCTTTTGCTGCAGCTGCAGATTTGACTTTGAAAGGGTATGAAATTACTTTATATGCCAATAAAAAATATGCAAGTCGGATAGAGGAATTGTTTAAAAGAAAAAGAATAGTGCTGACAGGTGTTGGACAAACTGGGGAAGCAGATATTCATAAGGTTACGACAGATTTAGAGGATGCGATAAAGGATACGGATTTAATTATGACAGTGCTTCCAGCATATGGATTGAAAAAATTTGCAGAAGAGATTGCTCCATATTTGAAAAGAGGACATAGAATTGTTTTAGCGCCGGGGAGTACAGGCGGTGCGCTGATTGTATCGAAGGTATTGCATGAAAAGGGAAAACTAGCTGGAGTGAAAATAGCTGAAATGCATACATTACCATATGCGTGTAGGAAGACAGGACCAACTAGTGTAAAAATATTATTAGAATGTAGCAAATTATATTTTGCGGCTTTTCCGAGGAAATACAACGAGGAAATGTACAATATTGTAAAAAAGATTTATCCATCTGTAGAATTAGTTCATGATGTTTTAGAAACATCTTTAAACAATGGAAATCCTGTATCTCATCCAGCTCCTGTTGTCTTAAATGCTGGAAAAATAGAGTATTTCAAAGGAGAACATTATCATTATAAAGAGGGAATTACACCATCTGTTGCTAAGGTAATTGAAAAAATTGATAAAGAAAGACAGGAAATTTGTAAAAAATTTGGTTATAAAATTATTGATGTGAAAGATAGATTATATAAGATGGGGTATGTACCAAAAAGAGAAACCCTTTATGAATGCTATAGGGATAGTGAATCTTTTAGAGATTTAAAAGGTCCTAAGGATTTAAATGATCGATATTTAACAGAAGATACTCCTTGTTCTTTAGTACTATTATCTAATATTGGACATGTAGTGGGAGTAAAAACACCTGTAATGGATTCAGTAGTAACTTTAGCATCATCATTAAAGGATGAAAATTATTGGGAAACAGGATATACAGTTGAAGATTTGGGACTTAATGGGATGAATTTAAAAGAAATAAAAGATTTTTTACAAAATGGGTATGAATATTAA
- the eutH gene encoding ethanolamine utilization protein EutH, producing the protein MGINDIILYIMVGFMLLGAVDRIIGNKYGLGEQFEEGFNAMGALALAMVGVVSLAPVLATVLKPVIVPIYTKLGADPSMFATTLLACDMGGYPLAHEMANTKEAAEFAGLILGSMMGPTIVFTIPVALGIIQKQDQPFLAKGVLAGMITIPIGCFIGGLVAGFSIGMVLSNLVPIIIFSILIAIGLWKIPGKMISGFNYFGKGVTAVITVGLASIIVETLTGGKIVIIHGMAPISEGIQIIGSIAIVLAGAYPLVVVITKVLKKPLMKVGALLGMSDIAAAGMIATLANNIPMFGMMKDMDNRGKVINVAFAVSAAFVFGDHLGFAAGVNKDMIAAMIVGKLVAGVTAVMLAYYMTADENKTTQTIE; encoded by the coding sequence ATGGGCATTAATGATATTATTTTATATATCATGGTCGGATTTATGCTTTTAGGCGCAGTAGATAGAATCATAGGAAATAAATATGGATTAGGAGAGCAGTTTGAAGAAGGCTTTAATGCTATGGGAGCATTAGCTTTGGCTATGGTAGGGGTTGTTTCTTTAGCTCCAGTACTCGCAACAGTTTTAAAGCCAGTTATTGTACCTATTTATACAAAATTAGGAGCAGATCCATCTATGTTTGCAACTACTTTATTGGCATGTGATATGGGAGGATATCCGTTAGCACATGAGATGGCTAATACAAAGGAAGCAGCAGAATTTGCAGGTTTGATATTAGGTTCTATGATGGGTCCTACAATTGTATTTACTATTCCAGTAGCGTTAGGAATTATTCAAAAGCAGGATCAGCCATTTTTAGCAAAAGGTGTTCTTGCAGGAATGATCACGATTCCTATAGGTTGTTTTATTGGTGGACTGGTTGCGGGTTTTTCAATTGGTATGGTTTTAAGCAATCTAGTTCCAATTATTATATTCTCTATACTTATTGCAATTGGTCTATGGAAGATTCCAGGAAAAATGATTTCAGGATTTAATTACTTTGGTAAAGGGGTAACAGCTGTTATTACTGTAGGTTTAGCTTCTATTATTGTCGAAACCTTGACAGGAGGAAAAATTGTTATTATTCATGGAATGGCACCTATTAGTGAAGGAATTCAAATTATTGGAAGTATTGCAATTGTTTTAGCAGGAGCATATCCATTAGTTGTTGTAATAACAAAGGTACTTAAAAAACCATTAATGAAAGTTGGAGCATTATTGGGTATGTCTGATATAGCAGCAGCAGGTATGATTGCAACCCTTGCAAATAATATTCCTATGTTCGGTATGATGAAGGATATGGATAATAGAGGGAAGGTTATTAATGTTGCCTTTGCAGTAAGTGCAGCTTTTGTATTTGGGGATCATTTAGGATTTGCAGCAGGTGTAAACAAAGATATGATTGCTGCTATGATTGTTGGGAAATTAGTAGCAGGTGTAACAGCAGTAATGCTTGCTTATTATATGACTGCTGATGAAAATAAAACTACCCAAACTATTGAATAG
- a CDS encoding cobalamin adenosyltransferase — translation MSVLTEAKLRSRLRNQNIKTFKINKNDIITPAASTYLSDRNIKLVYEDEILKEKDKYDKEEDKKEFFPRFECISGGFIEKKPEHMTQIYGNKLVDKDHPRILFRGKIDSLEAKILYAQFVAFKEKKGDLLKDLEEIMDVVRRILRAEVMDEEIKEHSLLGMSLDEIREKSHNPKKYLGVDHIFYPSYKEGECFIVLNELRTVVRETEIAAINAFKDREGDIKRKDILRLLNRLSSCFYIMMLKLLAQKYK, via the coding sequence ATGAGTGTATTAACCGAAGCTAAGCTGCGAAGTCGATTGAGAAATCAAAACATTAAAACTTTTAAAATAAATAAAAATGATATTATTACCCCTGCTGCAAGTACTTATCTTAGTGATAGAAATATTAAGCTTGTGTATGAAGATGAGATATTAAAAGAAAAAGATAAATATGATAAGGAAGAAGATAAAAAAGAATTTTTCCCGCGATTTGAATGTATCTCAGGTGGATTTATTGAAAAAAAGCCTGAGCATATGACACAGATATATGGAAATAAGCTGGTAGATAAAGATCATCCTCGTATCTTATTCAGAGGTAAAATAGACAGTTTAGAAGCAAAAATTCTTTATGCTCAGTTTGTTGCTTTTAAAGAGAAAAAGGGTGATTTATTAAAGGATTTAGAAGAGATTATGGATGTTGTACGAAGGATTCTTCGTGCAGAAGTAATGGATGAAGAAATTAAAGAACATAGTTTGTTAGGAATGAGTCTAGATGAAATAAGAGAAAAATCTCATAATCCTAAAAAGTATTTAGGCGTGGACCATATTTTTTACCCTTCCTACAAGGAAGGAGAATGCTTTATTGTTTTAAATGAGCTAAGAACAGTTGTAAGGGAAACAGAAATAGCAGCTATAAATGCATTTAAAGATAGAGAAGGTGATATAAAAAGAAAAGATATTTTAAGATTACTGAATCGGTTAAGTAGCTGTTTTTATATTATGATGTTGAAGCTGTTAGCTCAAAAGTATAAATAG